In the genome of Streptomyces sp. V2I9, one region contains:
- the kdpA gene encoding potassium-transporting ATPase subunit KdpA translates to MSPQLAGLLQLVALMAALALSYRPLGDHLARVYSSDRHYRPETWIYRVIGADPAAEMRWPAYLRAVLAFSAVSVLLLYLMQRVQGSLPGSLGFSSIDPDQAFNTAASFVANTNWQSYSGEQAMGHVVQTGGLAVQNFLSAAVGMAVAVALVRGFARSRTGELGNFWADLVRGTVRVLLPIAVIGAVVLVACGVIQNFSGIHSVGQFDGGTQEWNGGAVASQEAIKQLGTNGGGYFNANSAHPFENPNPLSNLFEIFLILLIPFALTRTFGRMVGSLKQGYAILGVMAVIWLGFTALMMWTEFAHRGPAFEIAGGAMEGKESRFGIAGSSLFAVATTLTSTGAVNSFHSSYTGFGGGITMLGMQLGEIAPGGVGSGLYGMLIMAVIAVFIAGLMVGRTPEYLGKKIGTRQIKLAACYLLVTPALVLGFTAAAMALPTPADSMTNSGAHGFSEILYAYTSAANNNGSAFAGLNADTQWFNTTLGMAMLLGRFLPMAFVLALAGSLAGQRPVPVTAGTLRTDKPLYAGLLGGTILIITGLTYFPALALGPLAEGLAS, encoded by the coding sequence ATGAGTCCCCAACTCGCCGGCCTGCTCCAACTCGTCGCCCTGATGGCCGCGCTCGCCCTGTCCTACCGCCCGCTGGGCGACCACCTGGCCCGCGTCTACTCCTCCGACCGGCATTACCGGCCGGAGACGTGGATATACCGCGTCATCGGCGCCGATCCCGCCGCCGAGATGCGCTGGCCCGCCTATCTCCGCGCCGTACTCGCCTTCTCCGCGGTGAGCGTGCTCCTGCTCTACCTGATGCAGCGGGTACAGGGTTCGCTGCCCGGCTCTCTCGGTTTCTCCTCCATCGACCCGGACCAGGCGTTCAACACCGCCGCGTCGTTCGTCGCCAACACCAACTGGCAGTCCTATTCCGGCGAACAGGCCATGGGCCACGTCGTGCAGACCGGCGGTCTGGCCGTGCAGAACTTCCTGTCCGCCGCCGTCGGCATGGCCGTCGCGGTGGCACTCGTACGGGGCTTCGCCCGCTCCCGTACCGGTGAACTCGGCAACTTCTGGGCCGATCTGGTGCGCGGCACCGTACGCGTCCTGCTGCCCATCGCGGTGATCGGCGCGGTCGTCCTGGTCGCCTGCGGGGTGATCCAGAACTTCTCCGGAATCCACTCCGTCGGGCAGTTCGACGGCGGGACGCAGGAATGGAACGGCGGCGCGGTCGCCTCTCAGGAGGCCATCAAGCAACTGGGCACCAACGGCGGCGGCTATTTCAACGCCAACTCCGCCCACCCCTTCGAGAATCCGAACCCCCTCTCCAACCTGTTCGAGATCTTCCTCATTCTGCTGATTCCGTTCGCGTTGACGCGGACCTTCGGCCGGATGGTCGGTTCGCTCAAGCAGGGATACGCGATCCTCGGCGTGATGGCCGTCATCTGGCTCGGTTTCACGGCGCTGATGATGTGGACCGAATTCGCCCACCGAGGGCCCGCGTTCGAGATCGCGGGCGGGGCGATGGAAGGCAAGGAGAGCCGCTTCGGCATCGCCGGATCGTCGCTCTTCGCCGTGGCGACCACCCTCACCTCGACCGGCGCGGTGAATTCCTTCCACTCCTCGTACACGGGGTTCGGCGGCGGTATCACGATGCTGGGCATGCAGCTCGGCGAAATCGCCCCCGGAGGCGTCGGCTCCGGCCTCTACGGCATGCTGATCATGGCGGTCATCGCCGTGTTCATCGCCGGGCTGATGGTCGGCCGCACCCCCGAATACCTCGGCAAGAAGATCGGCACCCGGCAGATCAAACTCGCCGCCTGCTACCTCCTCGTCACCCCGGCGCTCGTCCTCGGCTTCACCGCCGCCGCCATGGCCCTGCCCACCCCCGCCGACTCGATGACCAACTCCGGCGCGCACGGCTTCTCCGAGATCCTGTACGCCTACACCTCGGCCGCCAACAACAACGGCTCCGCCTTCGCCGGGCTGAACGCCGACACGCAGTGGTTCAACACCACCCTCGGCATGGCGATGCTGCTCGGCCGGTTCCTGCCGATGGCGTTCGTCCTCGCCCTGGCCGGCTCGCTCGCCGGGCAACGCCCGGTGCCCGTGACCGCGGGCACGCTGCGCACCGACAAACCCCTCTACGCGGGACTGCTCGGCGGCACGATCCTCATCATCACCGGACTCACCTACTTCCCGGCCCTGGCGCTGGGTCCGCTCGCCGAAGGGCTCGCCTCATGA
- a CDS encoding helix-turn-helix transcriptional regulator: MITDAEAATPALCRLQLGRELRRLRQGANLTSTQVVRTLLCSPSKLTRLEQGDNAVVEPADVMALCEIYGADHETRAVLVGYAAVTKTKKDWWQSPEYRPAIPPSFKAFLALEATADALHDYQAEFVPGLLQTEEYVRAIHERAHEGLSPDEIDRVVAVRMTRQEAVRRDTLPLKSASIINEAVLYRQVGGAAVMRAQLEHLAEMVSHPSVTLQIVPFKAGAHAGMNGAFTLLRLADAQPIVYLENLGGASVTRRPGSVRVYEEAFTDLQILAVGKQESLSMISKAIKEH; this comes from the coding sequence ATGATCACGGACGCAGAGGCTGCGACTCCTGCCCTCTGTCGCCTCCAGTTAGGCCGTGAGCTCCGGCGACTGCGGCAGGGAGCGAACCTCACGTCCACGCAGGTGGTCCGCACCTTGTTGTGCAGCCCTTCCAAGCTGACGCGGCTGGAGCAGGGGGACAACGCGGTGGTCGAGCCCGCCGACGTCATGGCCCTCTGCGAGATCTACGGGGCCGACCACGAGACGCGGGCCGTGCTGGTCGGTTATGCGGCGGTGACCAAGACGAAGAAGGACTGGTGGCAGTCGCCCGAGTACAGGCCGGCCATCCCTCCGAGCTTCAAGGCGTTTCTCGCTCTCGAAGCGACCGCCGATGCTCTGCACGACTACCAGGCCGAGTTCGTTCCGGGGCTGCTGCAGACCGAGGAGTACGTCCGGGCCATCCATGAGCGAGCCCACGAGGGCCTGTCGCCCGACGAGATCGACCGTGTCGTCGCGGTCCGTATGACGCGACAAGAAGCCGTGCGCCGGGACACTCTTCCACTCAAGTCCGCGTCGATCATCAATGAAGCCGTGCTGTACCGGCAGGTCGGAGGGGCGGCTGTGATGCGGGCGCAGCTTGAGCACTTGGCGGAAATGGTGTCTCACCCCTCCGTGACCCTCCAGATCGTGCCCTTCAAGGCCGGAGCGCATGCGGGCATGAACGGCGCCTTCACCTTGCTCCGCCTCGCGGACGCGCAACCGATCGTCTACCTGGAGAACCTGGGCGGGGCGTCCGTCACCAGGCGACCGGGGAGCGTGCGGGTGTACGAGGAGGCGTTCACGGACCTCCAGATTCTCGCTGTGGGGAAACAGGAGTCCCTCAGCATGATTAGCAAAGCGATCAAGGAGCATTGA
- a CDS encoding NUDIX hydrolase, whose amino-acid sequence MGVSITDLDTVRPDQHTRSHHRGPVPPDQDQGGGLVFCGEDVALIRRDRPGSIHYTPPGGNVEHGEDLEAALARELAEELDLDIGQAAGGTTSCGSSTSASPALSRPHRHRLLLMGVSLIATIRFPSFACGGDSRPGRGGRPPRGGNNASKGRHVE is encoded by the coding sequence ATGGGTGTGTCGATCACGGACTTGGATACTGTCCGACCTGACCAGCACACCCGAAGCCACCATCGCGGTCCCGTTCCGCCGGATCAGGATCAGGGTGGGGGCCTGGTGTTCTGCGGCGAAGACGTCGCCCTCATCCGCCGCGATCGCCCCGGCTCCATCCACTACACCCCGCCCGGCGGCAACGTCGAGCACGGCGAGGATCTCGAAGCGGCCCTCGCCCGCGAACTCGCCGAAGAGCTCGACCTCGATATCGGCCAAGCAGCAGGCGGGACGACCTCATGTGGGTCGTCGACCAGCGCATCACCCGCCCTCTCCCGCCCGCACCGGCACAGGCTCCTCTTGATGGGCGTCTCCTTGATCGCTACGATCCGCTTTCCATCGTTCGCGTGTGGTGGTGACTCCCGGCCCGGACGTGGCGGACGTCCGCCACGCGGGGGGAACAACGCATCGAAGGGCCGTCACGTTGAGTAA
- a CDS encoding DUF397 domain-containing protein encodes MNVNAVLTGADWFTSSYSNDQGGECVEGARLGGAVMAVRDSKDREGGTFLFRAASWGVFVDAVKKDALI; translated from the coding sequence ATGAACGTCAACGCCGTGCTGACCGGGGCCGACTGGTTCACGTCGAGTTACAGCAACGACCAGGGCGGCGAGTGCGTCGAGGGTGCGCGGTTGGGCGGGGCGGTGATGGCCGTGCGGGATTCCAAGGACCGTGAGGGCGGCACTTTCCTTTTCCGGGCCGCCTCATGGGGCGTCTTCGTGGACGCCGTCAAGAAGGACGCCCTGATCTGA
- a CDS encoding potassium-transporting ATPase subunit C, which translates to MTNTSVSSTARVLGAGLRALLALTLVCGVIYPLAVTGVARTLFRDRADGSETKDASGQVVGSSLIGQRYDLPPEKGEESPAPDLRWFQPRPSHGLGTNSVNTRYALILSGATNRSGDNEELIGWVRDAKAAVVKDNSTATYEVRPSAVPPDAVTSSGSGLDPHISPAYAALQVHRVAERNGLGVRQVERLVEDHTTGRLLGFMGEPRVNVLELNTALRDVIRG; encoded by the coding sequence ATGACCAACACCTCCGTCAGCAGCACCGCGCGCGTCCTCGGGGCGGGCCTGCGTGCCTTGCTCGCCCTCACCCTCGTGTGCGGGGTGATCTACCCGCTCGCCGTGACCGGCGTCGCCCGGACGCTGTTCCGCGACCGGGCCGACGGCTCGGAGACCAAGGACGCGAGCGGGCAGGTCGTGGGCTCGTCCCTCATCGGCCAGCGCTACGACCTCCCGCCGGAGAAGGGAGAGGAATCGCCCGCTCCGGACCTGCGGTGGTTCCAGCCGCGTCCCTCCCACGGCCTCGGGACCAACAGCGTCAACACCCGGTACGCGCTGATCCTCTCGGGCGCGACCAACCGCTCCGGCGACAACGAGGAGCTGATCGGATGGGTGAGGGACGCGAAGGCCGCCGTGGTGAAGGACAACTCCACCGCCACGTACGAGGTCCGGCCGTCCGCCGTCCCGCCCGACGCCGTCACGTCGTCCGGCTCCGGCCTGGACCCGCACATCTCACCCGCGTACGCCGCACTCCAGGTCCACCGGGTGGCCGAGCGCAACGGCCTCGGCGTCCGGCAGGTCGAGCGCCTGGTCGAGGACCACACCACCGGCCGCCTGCTGGGCTTCATGGGCGAGCCCCGCGTGAACGTCCTCGAACTGAACACGGCGCTGCGGGACGTGATCCGGGGCTGA
- a CDS encoding DUF4328 domain-containing protein has protein sequence MLCIRCRIRTAVTDDGLCTFCSDTRPPPPGGPATGPGGWGVGTWPRSPVGLARAVTVLLGVVIAADAFAIGTGLRVRGLWDRLATDGSPDVHGSAGRAAERLYGAAAVAQGAALLATAVVFIVWFHRTRRNAEVFDAGVQRMGPGWAVGGWFVPVANFWLPYRVARGVWEAGARTGPDAGWRTVPRTPLTLWWGAWVAGLLAARVTERMWERAEEPEEIVRAAGLVAASDALDIVAAVLAVLFVRAVTRMQVERAACSGASAPAASDAPLPPSAGSGPRSGATPTPQ, from the coding sequence GTGCTCTGCATCCGTTGCCGTATCAGAACGGCCGTCACCGACGACGGCCTGTGCACCTTCTGCTCGGACACCCGGCCCCCGCCGCCCGGCGGGCCGGCGACCGGACCGGGGGGATGGGGCGTGGGCACGTGGCCGCGCTCGCCCGTCGGCCTCGCGCGGGCCGTGACCGTGCTCCTCGGGGTGGTCATCGCCGCCGACGCGTTCGCCATCGGCACCGGACTGCGCGTGCGCGGCCTCTGGGACCGCCTGGCCACGGACGGCTCCCCGGACGTCCACGGCAGCGCGGGCCGGGCCGCCGAGCGGCTGTACGGCGCCGCCGCCGTCGCCCAGGGCGCGGCGCTGCTGGCCACGGCCGTCGTCTTCATCGTCTGGTTCCACCGGACCCGCCGGAACGCCGAGGTCTTCGACGCCGGGGTGCAGCGGATGGGCCCCGGCTGGGCGGTGGGCGGCTGGTTCGTCCCGGTCGCCAACTTCTGGCTCCCCTACCGTGTCGCGCGCGGGGTGTGGGAGGCCGGTGCGCGGACCGGGCCGGACGCCGGGTGGCGCACGGTGCCCAGGACCCCGCTCACCCTCTGGTGGGGTGCGTGGGTCGCCGGCCTGCTCGCCGCCCGCGTCACCGAGCGGATGTGGGAGAGGGCCGAGGAGCCCGAGGAGATCGTGCGGGCCGCAGGTCTGGTGGCGGCCTCCGACGCGCTGGACATCGTCGCCGCCGTCCTCGCCGTCCTCTTCGTCCGCGCCGTCACCCGGATGCAGGTCGAACGGGCCGCATGCTCCGGGGCCTCCGCCCCGGCGGCCTCGGACGCCCCCCTCCCGCCGTCGGCGGGCAGCGGCCCGCGCAGTGGAGCGACACCCACTCCGCAGTGA
- a CDS encoding glycosyltransferase, with translation MANDHRTAATRVPGVNNAPQQTPVFRLIVTGGGTGGHTYPALTAIRTLQARLAASGRTLDVLWIGTAEGLEARVTSAEGIPFTTVATGKIRRHANPLKMVSPANVRDMARVPLGVARARSAVSAFRPDVVLATGGYVAVPAGLAAKMCRVPLVLHEQTVRLGLANRKLAGSAARIAVSSESTLPLLPESVRSAAVVTGNPVRPEILTGHPDKAVTALGLHAFDRRLPTVYVTGGAQGSQQINDVVGGELPWLLERANVVHQCGPAHQEALSTRAAGLPAALATRYHLTAFVGPELPDVLALADLVISRSGAGTLAELTALGKPAVFIPLATSAGNEQAHNARHLEESGAAVALLGEVTGGHLREAVGPLLDDPERRGTMAAAARAHGRPDAAERLVDVILSAAMWSDSGAQEWFPFVPGHGASELCTACSGRADGRRRPLMRLPPGSAGALPGGRQRGGVSVRC, from the coding sequence ATGGCGAACGATCACCGGACTGCAGCCACTAGAGTGCCCGGCGTGAACAACGCGCCTCAGCAGACGCCCGTCTTCCGCCTGATCGTGACGGGAGGCGGCACCGGCGGCCACACCTACCCCGCTCTCACCGCGATCCGCACCTTGCAGGCACGGCTGGCCGCTTCCGGCCGCACCCTCGACGTCCTGTGGATCGGCACGGCGGAGGGCCTGGAGGCCCGGGTCACGAGCGCAGAGGGCATCCCGTTCACCACCGTGGCCACGGGCAAGATCCGGCGTCACGCGAACCCGCTGAAAATGGTGTCGCCCGCCAACGTCCGGGACATGGCGCGCGTGCCGCTCGGGGTCGCCCGGGCACGCAGCGCTGTCTCCGCCTTCCGGCCGGACGTCGTGCTCGCCACGGGCGGTTACGTAGCCGTGCCGGCCGGGCTCGCCGCCAAGATGTGCCGGGTCCCGCTGGTCCTGCACGAGCAGACCGTCCGCCTCGGCCTCGCCAATCGGAAGCTCGCCGGCTCCGCCGCGCGGATCGCCGTGTCCTCGGAGTCGACCCTGCCGCTCCTGCCGGAGAGCGTCCGGTCGGCGGCGGTGGTCACCGGCAACCCCGTACGACCGGAGATCCTGACCGGCCACCCGGACAAAGCAGTGACTGCCCTCGGCCTCCACGCCTTCGACCGACGCCTTCCGACGGTGTACGTCACCGGAGGCGCGCAAGGCTCACAGCAGATCAACGACGTGGTCGGCGGCGAACTGCCGTGGCTACTGGAACGCGCCAACGTGGTGCACCAGTGCGGCCCCGCCCACCAGGAGGCGCTGTCCACTCGCGCCGCGGGCTTGCCTGCGGCCCTCGCTACCCGTTACCACCTCACGGCCTTCGTCGGGCCGGAGCTGCCGGACGTGCTCGCCCTGGCCGATCTGGTGATCTCCCGCAGCGGCGCGGGCACCTTGGCCGAGCTGACCGCCCTCGGCAAGCCCGCCGTATTCATCCCGCTCGCCACGTCGGCCGGGAACGAACAGGCCCACAACGCCCGCCACCTGGAGGAGTCCGGGGCAGCGGTCGCCCTCCTCGGCGAGGTCACCGGCGGCCACCTGCGCGAGGCGGTCGGCCCGCTCCTCGACGATCCGGAGCGCCGGGGCACGATGGCCGCAGCGGCCAGGGCCCACGGTCGCCCGGACGCTGCGGAAAGGCTCGTGGACGTGATCCTGTCCGCAGCGATGTGGTCCGACTCGGGCGCGCAGGAGTGGTTCCCCTTCGTCCCTGGCCATGGTGCCTCGGAGCTCTGTACGGCGTGTTCAGGGAGAGCTGATGGGCGCCGCCGTCCTCTCATGCGTCTCCCGCCTGGCAGTGCAGGGGCGCTGCCAGGCGGGAGGCAGAGAGGTGGGGTGTCTGTCAGGTGTTGA
- the kdpB gene encoding potassium-transporting ATPase subunit KdpB: MSTATPTPTRAPGGGLPPAGGTGDSTRAGSGLFDPRQLVKSFPDALRKLDPRVMIASPVMFVVLIGSVVTTALALTDPTDRFGWAITAWLWLTTVFANLAEAVAEGRGKAQADTLRKARTDTVARRVLGGAAPESRPRTRTGDRAEEQVAGTDLRVGDLVVCEAGDVIPGDGDVVEGVASVDESAITGESAPVIRESGGDRSAVTGGTKVLSDRIVIRITTKPGETFIDRMIGLVEGASRQKTPNEIALNILLASLTIVFLLAVVSLKPFAIYAGADDQTSMIVLTALLVCLIPTTIGALLSAIGIAGMDRLVQRNVLALSGRAVEAAGDVSTLLLDKTGTITLGNRQAAEFVPVDGVAVAELADAAQLSSLADETPEGRSIVVLAQKEYGLRERDPEESAGAAWVAFTAQTRMSGVDLDGRAVRKGASGSVVAWVKDRGGRVPDDVGEAADRIAQAGGTPLLVAAADGDGARVLGVIHLKDVVKEGLRERFGELRRMGIRTVMITGDNPLTARAIAEEAGVDDFLAEATPEDKMALIKREQAGGRLVAMTGDGTNDAPALAQADVGVAMNTGTSAAKEAGNMVDLDSDPTKLIEIVEIGKQLLITRGALTTFSLANDVAKYFAVIPAMFAVAYPSLGRLDVMGLTSPESAILSAVIFNALVIVALVPLALKGVRYRPSSADRMLRRNLGIYGLGGIVAPFIGIKLIDLLLSLIPGIG, from the coding sequence ATGAGCACCGCCACCCCCACCCCCACCCGCGCACCCGGCGGCGGCCTGCCGCCGGCCGGCGGCACCGGGGACTCCACCAGGGCCGGCAGCGGACTGTTCGATCCGCGACAGCTCGTGAAGTCGTTCCCGGACGCGCTGCGCAAGCTCGACCCGCGCGTGATGATCGCGTCACCGGTGATGTTCGTCGTCCTGATCGGCTCCGTCGTCACCACCGCGCTCGCGCTCACCGACCCGACCGACCGGTTCGGCTGGGCGATCACCGCCTGGCTCTGGCTGACCACGGTCTTCGCCAACCTGGCGGAGGCGGTCGCGGAGGGACGCGGCAAGGCCCAGGCCGACACGCTGCGCAAGGCCAGGACCGACACCGTCGCCCGCCGCGTCCTCGGTGGCGCCGCGCCGGAATCCCGTCCGCGGACCCGTACCGGGGACCGCGCCGAGGAGCAGGTCGCCGGAACGGACCTGCGCGTCGGCGACCTGGTGGTCTGCGAGGCCGGTGACGTCATCCCCGGCGACGGGGACGTGGTCGAAGGCGTCGCCTCCGTCGACGAGTCCGCGATCACCGGCGAATCCGCCCCGGTCATCCGCGAGTCCGGCGGCGACCGCAGCGCGGTGACCGGTGGGACGAAGGTGCTGTCCGACCGGATCGTCATCAGGATCACCACGAAACCGGGCGAGACCTTCATCGACCGCATGATCGGCCTGGTGGAGGGCGCCTCCCGGCAGAAGACGCCCAACGAGATCGCCCTGAACATCCTCCTGGCGTCCCTCACGATCGTCTTCCTGCTCGCCGTCGTCAGCCTGAAGCCCTTCGCGATCTACGCGGGGGCCGACGACCAGACCTCGATGATCGTGCTCACCGCGCTGCTGGTGTGCCTGATCCCCACCACGATCGGCGCGCTGCTGTCCGCGATCGGCATCGCGGGCATGGACCGCCTCGTCCAGCGCAACGTGCTCGCCCTGTCCGGGCGCGCGGTCGAGGCCGCGGGCGACGTCTCGACCCTCCTCCTCGACAAGACCGGCACCATCACCCTCGGCAACCGGCAGGCGGCCGAGTTCGTCCCTGTCGACGGGGTGGCGGTGGCCGAACTCGCGGACGCCGCCCAGCTCTCCTCGCTCGCCGACGAGACGCCCGAGGGCCGGTCGATCGTCGTGCTGGCCCAGAAGGAGTACGGGCTGCGGGAACGGGACCCGGAGGAGTCGGCGGGCGCCGCCTGGGTGGCGTTCACCGCGCAGACCCGGATGTCGGGCGTCGACCTGGACGGGCGCGCGGTCCGCAAGGGCGCGTCCGGCTCCGTGGTGGCCTGGGTGAAGGACCGAGGGGGCCGCGTCCCCGACGACGTGGGGGAGGCCGCGGACCGCATCGCCCAGGCGGGCGGCACCCCGCTGCTGGTGGCCGCGGCGGACGGCGACGGCGCGCGGGTCCTCGGCGTCATCCACCTCAAGGACGTGGTGAAGGAGGGCCTGCGGGAACGGTTCGGCGAGCTGCGCCGCATGGGCATCCGTACGGTGATGATCACGGGTGACAACCCGCTGACCGCGAGGGCGATCGCCGAGGAGGCGGGCGTCGACGACTTCCTGGCGGAGGCGACCCCCGAGGACAAGATGGCCCTCATCAAGCGGGAACAGGCCGGCGGCAGGCTCGTCGCGATGACCGGCGACGGCACCAACGACGCACCCGCGCTGGCCCAGGCGGACGTCGGCGTGGCGATGAACACCGGGACCTCGGCCGCCAAGGAGGCCGGGAACATGGTGGACCTCGACTCCGACCCCACCAAGCTGATCGAGATCGTCGAGATCGGCAAGCAACTCCTGATCACCCGAGGTGCGTTGACGACGTTCTCGCTCGCCAACGACGTGGCGAAGTACTTCGCGGTCATCCCCGCCATGTTCGCGGTGGCGTACCCGTCGCTGGGGCGGCTCGACGTCATGGGGCTCACCTCACCCGAGTCCGCGATCCTGTCGGCGGTCATCTTCAACGCCCTCGTCATCGTCGCACTGGTCCCCCTTGCCCTGAAGGGCGTCCGCTACCGGCCTTCGAGCGCCGACCGGATGCTCCGTCGCAACCTCGGCATCTACGGACTCGGCGGCATCGTCGCCCCGTTCATCGGCATCAAGCTCATCGACCTGCTCCTCTCCCTCATCCCCGGAATCGGCTGA
- the kdpF gene encoding K(+)-transporting ATPase subunit F — translation MTVENVIGLVVAVSLLGYLVLALLFPERF, via the coding sequence ATGACCGTGGAGAACGTCATCGGGCTCGTCGTCGCCGTTTCCCTGCTCGGATATCTCGTCCTGGCCCTCCTCTTCCCGGAGAGGTTCTGA
- a CDS encoding DUF397 domain-containing protein, with protein sequence MNVNAVLTGADWFTSSYSNGQGGECVEGARLGGAVMAVRDSKDREGGTFLFRAASWGVFVDAVKKDALV encoded by the coding sequence ATGAACGTCAACGCCGTGCTGACCGGGGCCGACTGGTTCACGTCGAGTTACAGCAACGGCCAGGGCGGCGAGTGCGTCGAGGGTGCGCGGTTGGGCGGGGCGGTGATGGCCGTGCGGGATTCCAAGGACCGTGAGGGCGGCACTTTCCTTTTCCGGGCCGCCTCGTGGGGCGTCTTCGTGGACGCCGTCAAGAAGGACGCCCTGGTCTGA
- a CDS encoding DUF397 domain-containing protein — MNVNAVLTGAEWFTSSYSNDQGGACVEGARLGGVVMAVRDSKDREGGTFLFRAASWGVFVDAVKKDALI; from the coding sequence ATGAACGTCAACGCCGTGCTGACCGGGGCCGAATGGTTCACGTCGAGTTACAGCAACGACCAGGGCGGTGCGTGCGTCGAGGGTGCGCGGTTGGGCGGGGTGGTGATGGCCGTGCGGGATTCCAAGGACCGTGAGGGCGGCACTTTCCTTTTCCGGGCCGCCTCGTGGGGCGTCTTCGTCGACGCCGTCAAGAAGGACGCCCTGATCTGA